Proteins encoded by one window of Corynebacterium amycolatum:
- the cmtR gene encoding Cd(II)/Pb(II)-sensing metalloregulatory transcriptional regulator CmtR — MLTIASRLDVMNRLGRAMADPTRSRILLTLLDGPSYPAVLSRDLDLTRSNVSNHLTCLRDCGIVVAEPEGRKTRYEIADPHLATALNALVNATLAVDENAPCIDPECSVPGCDGKGADA, encoded by the coding sequence ATGCTGACTATTGCTTCACGCCTCGACGTCATGAACCGGCTCGGCCGGGCCATGGCGGATCCGACGCGCTCCAGAATCCTGCTGACCCTACTCGACGGCCCGAGCTACCCAGCCGTGCTTTCGCGCGACCTGGACCTGACCCGCTCGAACGTCTCGAACCACCTGACCTGCTTGCGTGACTGCGGCATCGTCGTCGCCGAGCCGGAGGGCCGCAAGACACGCTACGAAATCGCCGATCCGCACCTCGCGACAGCGCTCAACGCGCTAGTGAACGCGACGTTGGCTGTCGACGAAAACGCCCCGTGCATCGACCCGGAGTGCTCGGTGCCTGGCTGCGACGGAAAAGGAGCGGACGCATGA
- a CDS encoding STAS domain-containing protein, which yields MIHLRNLRSVMRATKGDGATLLITAAATVVFDLVVAVLIGLVMAGFFALRDTARTAVLEAAPLDEGDHRDKERELLDEHIAAFRMEGPLFFGAAHDFLLELADVSSVKVVVLRMRYVTTIDATGAQMLADTIGRLERHGTRVLLAATKPEHIPALRELGVFDQLAHENHVFDNTLDAIAHARLHAARIQHEESDGAPAASQRNQHDE from the coding sequence ATGATCCACCTGCGGAACCTCCGCTCGGTGATGCGCGCCACCAAGGGCGACGGGGCCACCCTGCTCATCACGGCTGCCGCCACCGTCGTGTTCGACCTTGTCGTCGCCGTACTCATCGGCCTTGTTATGGCGGGCTTCTTCGCACTGCGCGATACCGCCCGCACGGCGGTGCTGGAAGCCGCCCCGCTAGACGAGGGAGACCACCGCGACAAGGAGCGTGAGCTTCTCGACGAGCACATCGCCGCCTTCCGTATGGAAGGCCCCCTCTTCTTTGGTGCAGCGCACGATTTCCTCCTCGAGCTCGCTGATGTCTCGTCGGTCAAGGTTGTCGTGCTCCGCATGCGCTACGTTACGACGATCGACGCCACCGGCGCCCAGATGCTCGCCGACACGATTGGGCGCCTCGAACGCCACGGTACCAGGGTCTTGCTCGCAGCCACGAAGCCCGAACATATTCCGGCGTTGCGCGAACTCGGCGTATTCGACCAACTTGCGCACGAGAATCACGTCTTCGACAACACTCTCGACGCCATCGCCCACGCCCGACTGCATGCCGCACGCATTCAGCATGAAGAGTCTGATGGCGCACCCGCGGCATCGCAAAGAAATCAGCATGACGAGTAG
- a CDS encoding heavy metal translocating P-type ATPase, with translation MSSACGCEHEPATEIEDLDRPWWKDPELLLPIFSGVALCIGLALGWSGLETPATVLFWVGLLLGAYTFAPGAIRNLATKRKLGIGLLMTISAVGAVILGYVGEAAALAFLYSIAEALEDKAMDRAQGGLRALLKLVPQTATVLRDGTTAEVAAKDLEVGELMVVRPGERIATDGIIRSGRSSLDTSAITGESIPEEVAPGDEVPAGAINSTGVLEVETTAAGTDNSLTTLVDLVEQAQAEKGDRARIADRIAQPLVPGVMILAVLVGVIGSLLGDPETWITRALVVLVAASPCALAISVPLTVVAAIGAASQFGVVIKSGAAFERLGSIRHLAVDKTGTLTRNQPEVTGVVPAEGFDRAQVLSFAAAVEQQSTHPLAAAIVAAEPEAPTALDISEEAGHGIGGTVEGRRVLVGSPRWIDAGPLKADVERMESEGQTCVLVTVDDAIAGAIGVRDELRPEVPDAVQSLHDNAVEVSMLTGDNTRTARALAEIAGIDDVRAELRPEDKASIVAELSSKTPTAMIGDGINDAPALAGATVGIAMGATGSDAAIESADVAFTGHDLRLIPQALQHARRGSRIINQNIVLSLAIIIVLMPLAISGVLGLAAVVLVHEVAEVIVILNGLRAARAKR, from the coding sequence ATGAGTTCAGCATGTGGATGTGAACACGAACCAGCCACGGAGATCGAAGATCTCGATCGGCCATGGTGGAAGGACCCCGAGTTGCTACTGCCAATCTTCTCCGGCGTAGCCCTCTGCATAGGTCTGGCGCTGGGCTGGTCCGGGCTAGAGACACCCGCGACAGTACTGTTCTGGGTCGGCCTGCTGCTAGGGGCGTATACGTTCGCGCCCGGCGCTATCCGGAACCTTGCCACGAAGCGCAAGCTCGGCATTGGTTTGCTGATGACGATTAGCGCGGTCGGCGCGGTAATCCTCGGTTACGTCGGAGAGGCCGCGGCGCTAGCGTTCCTGTACTCGATCGCCGAGGCACTGGAAGACAAGGCGATGGACCGGGCCCAGGGCGGACTGCGGGCACTGTTGAAGCTGGTACCGCAAACCGCGACCGTGCTGCGCGACGGTACGACGGCCGAGGTCGCTGCGAAGGACCTTGAGGTTGGCGAGCTAATGGTCGTACGCCCCGGGGAGCGGATCGCCACGGACGGCATCATTCGGTCCGGACGCTCCAGCCTTGACACCTCAGCGATCACCGGAGAATCCATTCCGGAGGAGGTTGCGCCCGGCGACGAGGTACCCGCGGGAGCGATCAACTCCACCGGTGTGCTGGAGGTCGAGACGACCGCAGCTGGAACGGACAACTCGCTGACCACACTCGTCGACCTCGTCGAGCAGGCGCAGGCGGAGAAGGGTGACCGCGCCCGGATCGCCGACCGAATTGCCCAACCCCTAGTGCCCGGGGTGATGATCCTGGCGGTGCTGGTCGGCGTGATCGGCTCGCTGCTGGGCGACCCCGAGACGTGGATCACCCGTGCGCTGGTGGTCCTGGTCGCAGCGTCGCCGTGCGCGCTGGCAATCTCCGTGCCGCTGACGGTCGTGGCCGCGATCGGCGCGGCCAGCCAGTTCGGAGTAGTCATCAAGTCCGGCGCAGCGTTCGAGCGACTCGGCAGCATCCGTCACCTAGCGGTGGACAAGACCGGAACCCTTACCCGCAACCAGCCCGAGGTTACCGGAGTGGTCCCGGCAGAAGGATTCGATCGGGCGCAGGTGCTTTCCTTCGCGGCGGCGGTTGAGCAGCAATCGACGCACCCCCTCGCCGCGGCGATTGTGGCAGCGGAGCCCGAAGCGCCCACCGCCTTGGATATCAGCGAGGAAGCCGGTCATGGCATCGGCGGCACCGTCGAAGGCCGACGGGTGCTGGTGGGCAGCCCCCGATGGATCGACGCCGGGCCACTGAAGGCGGACGTTGAGCGCATGGAGTCCGAAGGCCAGACCTGCGTACTAGTCACCGTCGATGACGCTATCGCCGGGGCAATCGGGGTGCGCGACGAGTTGCGGCCCGAGGTGCCCGATGCCGTGCAGTCCCTGCACGACAACGCCGTGGAAGTGAGCATGCTCACCGGCGATAACACTCGCACCGCCCGGGCGCTGGCTGAAATCGCCGGAATCGACGACGTGCGCGCCGAGCTGCGACCGGAGGACAAGGCAAGCATCGTCGCCGAACTCTCCTCCAAGACGCCGACGGCGATGATCGGCGACGGCATCAACGACGCGCCGGCACTGGCGGGCGCAACGGTGGGCATTGCGATGGGAGCAACCGGCTCTGACGCCGCGATCGAGTCCGCTGATGTCGCCTTCACTGGCCACGACCTCCGACTGATCCCGCAGGCGCTGCAGCACGCCCGCCGAGGCAGCAGGATCATCAACCAAAACATCGTGCTGTCTCTGGCCATCATCATCGTGTTGATGCCACTGGCGATCAGCGGTGTGCTGGGCCTGGCCGCCGTCGTGTTGGTACACGAAGTCGCCGAAGTCATCGTGATCTTGAACGGCCTGCGGGCTGCACGAGCGAAACGCTGA
- a CDS encoding GuaB1 family IMP dehydrogenase-related protein — protein MKFLNNQSVPYELTYSDVFMVPSKSSVGSRMGVDLSTNDGTGTTIPIVVSNMTAISGRRMAETTARRGGIAILPQDVPADIAAETIRKVQSAGLVFDTPIVVKPHHTAGYARHLLPKRAHGAAVVVEDNKPVGLITGRDLAGVDNFAQVGTLMSTSLFTLPVDIEPRDAFDQLTASGRKLAPVVDADGALVGILTRKGALRATLYKPAVDAEGKLRVGAALGINGDVEGRAKTLLDAGVDVLVVDTAHGHQESMLRALRRVRALNPPVPIAAGNVVTADGVRDLAEAGADIIKVGVGPGAMCTTRMQTGVGRPQFSAVLECAAAARECGVHIWADGGVKDPRDVALALAAGASNVMIGSWFAGTFESPGDVQKDVDGRMFKESFGMASHRAVESRNAQVEAFEKARREMFEEGISTAKIYLEPGREGVEDQIDRIISGVRSSFTYAGSATIEQFAERAVVGIQSAAGFAEGMPRATR, from the coding sequence GTGAAATTCCTCAACAATCAGTCCGTGCCCTACGAGCTGACCTACAGCGATGTGTTCATGGTGCCGTCGAAGTCATCCGTCGGCTCTCGCATGGGTGTCGATTTGTCCACTAATGATGGCACCGGCACAACCATTCCGATTGTGGTGTCCAATATGACGGCTATCTCCGGGCGCCGGATGGCCGAAACCACCGCCCGCCGAGGCGGAATTGCCATCCTGCCGCAGGACGTTCCAGCTGATATTGCCGCTGAGACTATTCGCAAGGTCCAGTCCGCTGGGCTGGTTTTCGACACCCCGATCGTCGTCAAGCCTCACCACACCGCGGGGTATGCGCGCCATCTTCTGCCGAAGCGCGCGCACGGTGCGGCAGTGGTGGTGGAAGACAACAAACCGGTTGGTCTGATCACCGGCCGTGATCTGGCGGGCGTTGACAACTTTGCGCAGGTGGGGACGCTCATGTCCACTTCGCTATTTACGCTTCCGGTTGACATTGAGCCCCGTGACGCCTTCGACCAGCTCACTGCATCCGGGCGCAAGCTCGCTCCGGTGGTGGACGCCGATGGTGCGCTGGTGGGTATTCTCACGCGTAAGGGCGCGCTGCGTGCGACGCTTTACAAGCCCGCTGTTGACGCTGAGGGAAAGCTGCGCGTCGGTGCGGCGCTCGGCATCAACGGTGATGTTGAAGGGCGCGCGAAGACACTGCTCGATGCAGGCGTCGACGTGCTCGTTGTCGATACCGCGCACGGTCATCAGGAATCGATGCTCCGTGCTTTACGACGAGTCCGCGCGCTCAACCCGCCTGTGCCAATTGCCGCTGGCAATGTCGTGACCGCCGATGGTGTTCGCGACCTAGCGGAGGCGGGAGCCGACATTATTAAGGTCGGCGTCGGTCCGGGTGCGATGTGCACAACCCGAATGCAGACCGGTGTTGGGCGTCCACAGTTCTCCGCCGTGCTCGAATGCGCTGCAGCTGCTCGTGAATGCGGCGTGCATATCTGGGCTGACGGTGGAGTGAAGGATCCCCGCGATGTTGCGCTTGCGTTGGCTGCGGGTGCGTCCAACGTGATGATTGGCTCGTGGTTTGCCGGCACTTTCGAGTCCCCAGGAGATGTCCAGAAGGACGTCGACGGGCGCATGTTCAAGGAGTCCTTTGGCATGGCTTCACACCGTGCGGTGGAGAGCCGAAATGCGCAGGTAGAGGCCTTTGAGAAGGCCCGGCGTGAGATGTTTGAAGAGGGCATCTCGACTGCGAAAATCTACCTGGAGCCCGGCCGCGAAGGTGTGGAAGACCAGATCGATCGCATTATCTCGGGTGTACGTTCGTCGTTTACATACGCGGGTTCGGCCACCATCGAGCAGTTCGCTGAGCGGGCAGTGGTGGGAATTCAATCCGCTGCGGGCTTTGCGGAAGGAATGCCGAGGGCGACGCGTTAG
- a CDS encoding YchJ family protein, translating to MFSTTCEIGEGLATMGRQLRENSAVTEAGLGTGNGARAGSGNAFFARARVTDSDLCPCGGGLYGQCCGPLHRGEREALTAAELMAARYSAYAAHEVDYIWRTWHPRYRPEVINVDDGVEWEGLTIINTVDGGEDDREGIVEFEAAFHDHDGVGTMHERSRFVRRARRWVYVDGEVTYS from the coding sequence GTGTTTAGTACCACGTGTGAGATTGGGGAGGGGCTGGCGACTATGGGTCGGCAGTTAAGAGAAAACAGTGCTGTAACGGAGGCCGGATTGGGAACAGGAAACGGTGCTAGAGCAGGAAGCGGGAACGCATTTTTCGCTCGCGCCCGCGTTACTGATTCCGATTTGTGCCCGTGCGGTGGGGGACTCTACGGGCAGTGCTGTGGCCCGCTGCACCGCGGTGAGCGGGAGGCTTTGACCGCAGCTGAGCTGATGGCAGCGAGGTACAGCGCTTACGCTGCCCACGAGGTGGATTACATCTGGCGGACGTGGCATCCGCGGTACCGCCCGGAAGTTATCAATGTCGATGACGGTGTCGAATGGGAAGGACTCACCATCATCAACACTGTCGATGGTGGCGAGGACGACCGCGAAGGCATCGTGGAATTTGAAGCGGCCTTTCATGACCATGACGGTGTCGGCACGATGCACGAGCGTTCCCGTTTTGTTCGTCGTGCGCGACGTTGGGTCTACGTCGACGGCGAGGTCACCTACTCCTAA
- a CDS encoding CBS domain-containing protein translates to MTQTQNTIANFFKPKSSISPYSLLPDTVSMHMTDSYIALPEDITVGEALSTYAAEFARLDDDTCVFLVDDEGYLTSDITLKELREYADRDAYMNTVGAPVKVFVKPEDPAAIRARQLIDGRRSELPVVSSGKLVGVLTDRISERILGRTKAAKKAKKSKGFFSPITAFFGAANN, encoded by the coding sequence ATGACACAGACACAGAACACCATCGCCAACTTCTTCAAGCCGAAATCTTCAATCAGCCCGTACAGCCTCCTGCCTGACACCGTAAGCATGCACATGACGGATTCTTACATTGCGCTGCCGGAGGACATCACTGTCGGTGAGGCACTGAGCACCTACGCAGCTGAATTTGCTCGTCTCGATGACGATACCTGTGTCTTCCTCGTCGACGATGAAGGCTACCTGACCAGCGACATTACGCTGAAGGAACTCCGCGAATACGCCGACCGCGATGCCTATATGAACACCGTCGGCGCTCCTGTGAAGGTCTTCGTCAAGCCCGAGGATCCAGCTGCCATCAGGGCTCGCCAGCTTATCGACGGGCGTCGCAGCGAGTTGCCCGTCGTCAGCAGCGGCAAGCTGGTAGGGGTTCTTACCGACCGCATCTCTGAGCGTATTCTTGGCAGGACTAAGGCAGCTAAGAAGGCAAAGAAGTCTAAGGGATTCTTCTCACCGATTACCGCGTTTTTCGGTGCCGCCAATAACTAG
- a CDS encoding glutaminase: MKTPIKDYLSEIVESVRPDESGEVADYIPTLAEADPDRLALAMTTVSGRTNTAGDTDTEFTIQSMSKPFAYAAAITEHGKDKIDSIVGTEPSGEAFNELSLEQGTHRPKNPMINVGALAINQFVCQPGANWKTRTKHMVELLSTLAGRKLRVDYDAYESEMDSAHRNMSIAHMLAAYGFIETTPHDAVRGYTAQCSVLVNTRDVAMMTAVLANGGVNPVTNQTVLGRSVVRRVLSVMAIAGMYDEAGEWFTEVGIPAKSGVAGGLLGALPGQAGLAAFSPRLNDHGNSVRSIAIFRKLSEDLGLHLMDADAIGSRALRGTRVSNGRSIIEIQGPVNFTAAEIVLNRLATSTPSESEVVFDVSRVGVVNPVGRTLILEAMRRLSHEGKEILFYDPEGVLPNPDMGEGLLPVIIQDAP, encoded by the coding sequence ATGAAAACGCCGATCAAAGATTACCTTTCCGAAATCGTCGAATCCGTCCGCCCCGATGAGTCTGGCGAGGTGGCGGACTATATTCCCACCCTTGCTGAAGCTGATCCCGACCGCCTGGCACTAGCTATGACCACGGTGTCAGGCCGCACCAACACCGCGGGCGACACCGATACTGAATTCACGATTCAGTCGATGTCCAAGCCCTTCGCTTATGCCGCAGCCATCACTGAGCACGGCAAAGACAAAATCGACAGTATTGTGGGCACCGAGCCTTCCGGTGAGGCCTTCAACGAATTGTCGTTGGAGCAAGGCACGCACCGACCAAAGAATCCGATGATTAACGTCGGCGCACTGGCGATCAACCAGTTCGTATGCCAGCCAGGTGCCAACTGGAAGACTCGCACCAAGCACATGGTGGAGCTTCTCTCAACTTTGGCTGGCCGCAAGCTCCGCGTTGACTACGACGCCTATGAAAGCGAAATGGACTCCGCGCATCGAAACATGTCCATCGCGCATATGCTGGCAGCTTACGGTTTTATCGAAACCACGCCCCACGATGCTGTCCGCGGCTACACCGCACAGTGCTCCGTGCTGGTCAACACCCGCGATGTCGCCATGATGACCGCAGTGTTGGCCAACGGCGGCGTTAACCCGGTTACCAACCAGACTGTGCTCGGCCGCTCGGTTGTTCGCCGAGTCTTGTCCGTGATGGCTATTGCCGGCATGTACGACGAGGCCGGTGAATGGTTTACCGAAGTCGGAATTCCCGCCAAGAGCGGTGTCGCCGGCGGCTTGCTGGGCGCGCTGCCTGGACAGGCGGGTCTCGCAGCCTTTTCACCGCGATTGAACGACCACGGCAACAGCGTCCGCAGCATTGCCATCTTCCGGAAGCTCTCCGAAGATTTGGGCCTTCATCTCATGGATGCCGATGCGATTGGTTCGCGTGCGCTGCGCGGTACGCGCGTCAGCAATGGCCGCTCGATCATCGAGATTCAGGGGCCAGTCAACTTCACTGCGGCCGAGATTGTTCTCAACAGGTTGGCGACTTCCACACCGTCGGAAAGCGAAGTTGTCTTCGACGTCAGCCGCGTTGGCGTTGTCAACCCGGTGGGGCGCACCTTGATTCTGGAAGCGATGCGACGTCTGAGCCACGAGGGCAAGGAGATCTTGTTCTACGACCCGGAGGGCGTACTGCCGAACCCAGATATGGGCGAGGGGCTGCTGCCGGTCATCATCCAGGATGCGCCGTAA
- a CDS encoding patatin-like phospholipase family protein, which yields MQVSDVALVFEGGGTRNSYTAPFVERLLREDIDVGWVGGVSAGASHVVNYLSRDIQRSINSFTDFIAQPASSGWRPMLRGRGYFDAEYIYEDAGLPDGAMPLDYETFKNNPTPYRISAVRADTGETINWGPDNIPDLPTLMKYTRASSTIPGVMRMPYIDGVPFVDGALGSSGGIPIDAAEADGFKKFLIVLTRPKGFRRTAPKRPQLLRQIFRSNPVVAELLITRHERYNTSLDWAAELERKGQAYVFYANNMSITKAERKRSKLIHNYELGRAQADAEWPAILEFMGL from the coding sequence ATGCAGGTCAGCGATGTAGCATTAGTCTTCGAGGGCGGAGGGACTCGCAATAGTTACACGGCACCTTTCGTCGAACGGCTACTTCGCGAGGACATCGATGTCGGTTGGGTCGGCGGGGTAAGCGCCGGTGCCTCTCACGTAGTCAATTACCTTTCCCGGGATATCCAGCGCTCCATAAATAGCTTCACTGACTTCATTGCACAGCCGGCCAGCAGCGGCTGGCGCCCAATGTTGCGCGGACGCGGCTATTTCGATGCCGAGTACATCTATGAAGACGCGGGGCTTCCCGACGGCGCCATGCCCCTGGATTACGAGACTTTTAAGAACAATCCAACTCCCTATCGGATTTCTGCTGTCCGAGCGGATACGGGCGAGACCATCAACTGGGGGCCGGACAATATCCCAGATCTACCCACGCTGATGAAGTACACTCGCGCCAGTTCGACGATTCCGGGCGTCATGCGTATGCCCTATATTGATGGCGTTCCCTTCGTCGACGGTGCACTGGGATCATCAGGCGGTATCCCAATCGATGCCGCAGAAGCCGACGGCTTTAAGAAGTTCCTCATCGTTCTGACCCGTCCGAAGGGATTCCGCCGCACCGCCCCTAAGCGCCCACAGCTGCTGCGGCAGATTTTCCGCAGTAACCCGGTGGTGGCTGAGCTACTTATCACCAGGCACGAGCGCTACAACACCTCCCTCGATTGGGCTGCTGAGCTTGAACGAAAAGGCCAAGCATATGTTTTCTACGCAAATAATATGAGCATCACAAAGGCGGAGCGGAAGCGGTCGAAGCTGATACACAACTACGAGCTCGGCCGGGCGCAAGCCGATGCCGAATGGCCAGCAATTCTAGAGTTCATGGGCTTGTAG
- a CDS encoding DUF488 family protein, with protein sequence MRIFTVGHSNLEFEDFAKMIKAAGVASIVDVRKLPGSRKYPWFNGEHLPTCGITYSRSEGLTGRRNVSHSVPFEVNGNWRNRSFHNYADHALGEEFSDALSQLRANAAETPTVIMCSEAVWWRCHRRIIADHLIAHGDEVGHIMGLGAAGAKVSEATLNDGAVIGNDLLVRYPERG encoded by the coding sequence ATGCGCATTTTCACCGTGGGCCACTCCAACCTCGAGTTTGAGGACTTCGCTAAAATGATTAAGGCTGCCGGTGTGGCATCCATCGTGGATGTGCGCAAGCTGCCCGGGTCCAGGAAGTACCCGTGGTTCAACGGCGAACACCTTCCCACATGTGGCATCACCTACAGCAGAAGCGAGGGCCTCACCGGGCGGCGCAACGTGTCACACTCGGTGCCGTTTGAGGTTAACGGCAACTGGCGTAACCGCAGTTTCCACAATTACGCCGACCATGCGCTGGGCGAGGAGTTCTCGGACGCGCTCTCGCAGCTACGGGCAAACGCCGCCGAAACCCCCACCGTAATCATGTGCTCCGAGGCAGTGTGGTGGCGGTGCCACCGGCGTATCATCGCCGACCACCTCATCGCCCACGGTGACGAGGTTGGCCACATTATGGGCCTGGGTGCAGCCGGGGCGAAGGTGAGCGAGGCAACGCTCAACGACGGCGCAGTCATCGGCAACGATCTCCTCGTGCGCTACCCCGAGCGGGGCTAG
- a CDS encoding amphi-Trp domain-containing protein, whose protein sequence is MKSKTSFSRDELAGLLETLAARIRAGEMTLGTGESAVTMTMPTSFNTTIEVVDSRKRTGIERGLELEIDWMVDEAGEPVEKPEPASGFAIS, encoded by the coding sequence GTGAAGAGCAAGACAAGCTTCAGTCGCGACGAGCTCGCTGGTTTGCTGGAGACGCTGGCAGCTCGCATCCGCGCCGGGGAAATGACTCTCGGCACTGGCGAGTCCGCGGTGACGATGACTATGCCGACATCGTTTAATACCACGATAGAAGTCGTCGATTCCCGAAAGCGTACCGGCATCGAGCGCGGGCTAGAGCTGGAAATTGACTGGATGGTCGACGAGGCTGGCGAGCCCGTCGAAAAGCCAGAACCAGCATCTGGCTTCGCAATCTCCTAG
- a CDS encoding 2'-5' RNA ligase yields MVSPDNILMYLLPEQEAQVREIFAQLAESGFPQQNQKPHITGTFAPTMRPAVIQRAAEILPPLMPAEFRRVGTVIFGTKSKQTVAWLLETSDELEEAVREISRLNPDGRGSRWIPHLTMGLRIPRDIVPDYVRALDEITNPHLKTLNAPRAAFWSPKVQELTEF; encoded by the coding sequence ATGGTGTCACCCGACAACATCCTGATGTACCTTCTGCCTGAGCAAGAGGCGCAAGTAAGAGAAATCTTTGCGCAACTCGCAGAGAGTGGCTTTCCGCAGCAGAATCAGAAGCCGCACATCACAGGCACCTTCGCGCCGACCATGCGCCCAGCGGTAATTCAACGAGCAGCCGAAATTCTCCCACCGCTTATGCCAGCGGAGTTTCGCAGAGTGGGAACGGTCATCTTCGGCACCAAGAGTAAGCAGACTGTTGCCTGGTTGCTGGAAACCAGCGATGAGCTGGAAGAGGCCGTCCGCGAAATCAGCCGTCTCAATCCTGATGGGCGTGGCTCCCGTTGGATTCCGCACCTGACCATGGGCCTGAGAATTCCGCGGGATATTGTGCCGGACTACGTGCGCGCACTTGACGAAATAACGAACCCGCACCTTAAAACTCTCAACGCGCCACGAGCTGCGTTCTGGAGTCCCAAAGTGCAGGAATTAACGGAGTTCTAG
- a CDS encoding MFS transporter, with translation MARDWIRVALGMFAVAFGANLFAPLLPAYRITDALNQSQVTFLFAIYVAGLIPALLVCGPLSDRLGRRAIIRPALITSAAGSVVLPTGVWFHFPSLLIGRLVVGISMGMVMAAGASWIKEIAPVAPQISARRATVALSAGFSLGPLASGLVAEFAPRPDVIPYLVHLALLLSIAPLTWNASGGLPTSAPSDTPQRFFSSATLSPRFLWAVAAWAPWVFGAACTSFVVLPTIAESSYPIAFAGLIACITMGTGVLVQPLVTRISSSSFIPPAIFGLGLTTVGMLLSLIVALTQNVWSVFPAALTLGAAYGVMMVSGLREVQIIAPPAELGAATAIYYSLTYVGFFAPFVISFAAPKFGFVPVFIFGAIIALVSMYPVAKVAQSAVRSDGAS, from the coding sequence GTGGCACGAGACTGGATTCGGGTAGCCCTGGGCATGTTCGCTGTTGCATTTGGCGCCAACCTCTTTGCCCCACTCCTGCCCGCGTATCGAATAACCGATGCTCTCAACCAGTCCCAGGTCACCTTTCTCTTCGCCATCTACGTCGCAGGGCTCATCCCGGCGCTACTCGTCTGCGGCCCACTTTCCGACCGGCTCGGCCGTCGCGCCATCATCCGGCCCGCACTCATAACCTCTGCCGCCGGCTCCGTCGTCCTACCCACCGGCGTCTGGTTCCACTTCCCATCACTGCTGATAGGACGCCTTGTCGTCGGCATTTCGATGGGTATGGTAATGGCCGCCGGCGCCTCGTGGATCAAAGAGATTGCGCCCGTCGCACCTCAAATTTCCGCCCGGCGCGCAACCGTTGCGCTCTCCGCCGGGTTCTCCCTCGGTCCCCTGGCTTCCGGGTTGGTCGCGGAGTTTGCTCCCCGTCCCGACGTCATCCCCTATCTTGTTCATCTCGCGCTGCTGCTTAGCATCGCACCATTGACATGGAACGCCTCCGGCGGACTGCCAACCTCAGCGCCCAGCGACACCCCGCAACGGTTCTTCTCCTCTGCCACCCTAAGCCCGAGATTCCTGTGGGCAGTCGCCGCTTGGGCACCGTGGGTCTTCGGTGCCGCGTGCACATCGTTCGTCGTCCTTCCGACAATCGCCGAATCCAGCTACCCCATTGCCTTTGCCGGACTCATCGCCTGCATCACGATGGGCACCGGCGTTCTGGTGCAACCACTGGTCACTCGAATCAGTTCCAGCAGCTTTATCCCGCCAGCTATTTTCGGTCTTGGCTTAACGACGGTCGGAATGCTGCTCAGCCTCATCGTCGCACTCACCCAGAACGTGTGGAGCGTTTTCCCCGCCGCTCTGACCCTCGGTGCCGCGTACGGCGTAATGATGGTCTCCGGCCTCCGCGAAGTGCAAATTATCGCACCGCCAGCCGAGTTGGGCGCTGCCACCGCTATCTACTATTCGCTGACCTATGTTGGTTTCTTCGCTCCTTTTGTTATTTCTTTCGCAGCGCCGAAATTCGGGTTTGTGCCCGTTTTCATCTTCGGTGCGATTATTGCATTGGTATCCATGTATCCCGTGGCAAAGGTTGCGCAGTCTGCGGTGAGGTCCGACGGAGCATCGTAA